In a single window of the Octopus sinensis linkage group LG1, ASM634580v1, whole genome shotgun sequence genome:
- the LOC115216346 gene encoding phytanoyl-CoA dioxygenase, peroxisomal isoform X2 — protein MAGENAKFKYTVNNNQLLTSQQRSFYEDNGFLVIKNLVSKENLSQYQERFKQLCTGEAPTHGMDIMKDIAADRPEYVPGKKAIAKLQGFQDDEVLFEYCCLPEIVKYTESIIGSNIMAMHTMFINKPPDSGLKTTRHPMHQDLHYFPFRPPEKIVCSWTPLIKVNRENGCLVVIPGSHKRPLQPHGYPNWENGVNKMYHGILNYKIEDNKIHLDMEPGDTVFFHPLLFHGSGQNRTNQFRKSISCHFANSSCHYIDIKGTTHENIAKEITDVARQKITKIFGEQDAQDKEVSIQETWQIRGRLVKGIQANL, from the exons ATGGCTGGAGAGAATGCTAAATTTAAGTACACGGTTAATAATAACCAGTTACTGACTTCACAGCAACGTTCTTTCTATGAAGATAATGGTTTTCTTGTGATAAAGAATCTGGTATCTAAGGAAAATCTTTCACAGTATCA AGAAAGATTCaagcagttgtgtactggagaaGCTCCTACACATGGCATGGACATTATGAAAGATATTGCAGCTGACAGACCAGAATATGTTCCTGGGAAGAAAGCTATTGCTAAACTACAAGGTTTCCAAGACGATGAAGTCTTATTTGAATATTGCTGCCTGCCAGAG ATTGTAAAATACACTGAGTCAATTATTGGCTCTAACATAATGGCAATGCACACCATGTTTATCAATAAACCGCCTGATTCAG GTTTAAAAACAACAAGACATCCAATGCACCAAGATTTGCATTATTTCCCATTCAGACCACCTGAGAAAATTGTTTGCTCATGGACACCACTCATAAAAGTGAACAGAGAGAATGGATGCTTAGTTGTTATTCCAGGCTCCCACAAAAGGCCTTTGCAACCCCATGGATATCCTAATTGGGAG AATGGTGTGAACAAAATGTACCATGGTATTTTGAACTATAAAATAGAAGATAACAAAATACACTTGGATATGGAACCAGGGGACACTGTGTTCTTTCATCCATTACTCTTCCATGGGTCTGGACAGAACAGAACAAATCAATTTAGAAAG TCAATCAGTTGCCATTTCGCCAACTCCAGTTGCCACTACATAGATATCAAAGGTACAACACATGAGAATATTGCAAAGGAGATAACTGATGTTGCCaggcaaaaaattacaaaaatatttggtGAACAAGATGCACAAGACAAGGAAGTTTCAATACAG gAAACTTGGCAGATAAGAGGTCGGCTGGTGAAAGGGATACAAGCCAATTTATAA